The window GTGCAGGAGGTGCCCTCCTTCCAGAGCGACCAGCGTGGGGCGCAAGGTGCCGTAATTCTCTGGGATGCCCGGCACAAAACCCGTGATCCAGAGGGTGGTGGGCCTGGAAGGTGGGGTGCCCACTGTGCGGTCTGGACGCAATTCTGCATAGAAAGGATCGTGGTGCCAGAGGGCTTCTCGGGTTTCGACGTGGAGATGAACTGGAAACAAAGAGCGGGGTGAGGGGGAACTGCGGTGCAACTTGTAGGGATTCAGGACCTCCTGACGGATGGGACCTGCTGCCAACCAGAGCAGGGTGCTCAGGCGCTCCCATTCTGAAACCGGCAGGTGGGGTTGCTGAAGCAGGTCCCATCTGGGTTCAAGGGGCAAAGGGGCAGAAGGATAGGCCGTCAGGCGAGGCTGCATTTTGGGGCCAAGGCGGGAAGAGACCTGTTTTCCGAGGGACTGTGCAAACACCGCAGTGTGGGTCTGTTGCATGGCTGTGCTCCTTTACGGAAAGGGATGGGGGTCCCGGTGAAAGCTGGGGGTGTACCCTTTTTGCAAGGGAACCTGCAAAAGTCTGGGAAAGCCGTCAATGCGCTGGTTGAGGTGTCCGAACACCATCGGCAACATGCCCGTCACGATGACTTTGGCATGGCTGAAACCCAATTTCTGGCTCTGGGGTGGGGTCTGGTCGATGCTGATCACCTCCTGCCCGAGGTCTTGCAGCTTCTGCAAGAGGGTTTTCAAAACGTCGGTGAGGTCATCGCGCACCCAGCGCTCCTGCCAGTCGGGATACAGGTCTTGCAGGGTGGCTTTTTTGCGGTCTGCCTGAAGCAGGAATGCATGCCGCTCGAAGGCTGCGGGGTGGGCATTGACCGCCACATGGTCATCAAGGGTTTTGACCAGAGTCGGATCTTCCAGCATCGCCAGCAAAGCCTCATCGGTGTGGGCTGCGTGGCGTTCATGCACAAAGGCGTTCACGGCCACTTCAATGAGCCCTCCCAGCAAAGCCTTGTTGGGATCAAAGTGTGCCCCTGCTGCCGAGAGCGTTTTGGGGTACTCGTCTTTCTGGTTCACCAGCAAAGCCCAGACCGCAGGAACCCCGTTGTCGGTGGTGATGTCAAAGCAGTGCAGGTCAAAGCCGATGGACTCCAGACGGTTTCTCAGGTGCTGCACCATCGGCTGATCGATGCTGTCCAGATCGATCTCTGGAACGGGTGCGCGGGTGTGCCAGGCGATCAGGAAAGCGTCCCGTTCGATGACCTCCAAAAGACCGTACAGGGTGGCTTCTTCTCTGGACGCTCCGAGGGCACAACCATTGGAACTGTCGTAAAAGAAGCGTTCTGCTCTGGGAATCTGGTTGTGGCTGTAGTAAGCCAGATGCTCGGGGACCAGCACGGGTTGCCCTTCAGAGAAAGAGTGACCCCACACCCAGTCGGTCACGGTGTCTTCCTGAAAAGGGGTGTAACGGTAATCCGGGTGCGACTCGTAACCCGAGGTCACCTGCCCGAGTTTGCGTGGATCAAAAGCGTGGGGTTGCAGGTCTTTGAAACTGCCCCGAACCGTGGTGCGTTTGCCTCTGGGACGCTGGGAACCGTAACGCTCCAGAGCCTCCAGAAAAGCCACCTGTTCTGCGCTTTCGAAGTCTTCGCTGCGGCCCCATCCGCTTTCTCTGGCTTTGCGACCCGGAATCTGGAATTCCACACCGCTGAGCGCCAGAGGGGTGTTGTTGGTTTTGAAGGTGTGGTTCATCAGGCCGTAACGCCAGTCCAGCAGGTGGTCGCGCAAGGTCTGGCGGTCCACAGCAAGGGGTTTTTCGCGGAAAGACCGGGGGTTGTGCTGGATTCGGGGTTGCAGCTCAATGCGGGCAGCTTCAAAGGTGTCGTCTTGCAGCAGTGGTCCTGCGTGGGCAGGCAGGTGAAACTGGTGCCATCTGCCCATCAAGTCCTGAATCCTCAGGGCGTACACCCGACCTGCATCGAAAGATTGGTCTTGCAGGTAGCTTTGCAGGAGGGCGTCCAGCGCATTGACCGCCAGCGTCAGGGCAGGCTCGGGAAGCACACTGCTCAGGTCGCGTTGATGGTCCAGCTCTTGAAAGCCAGCCACTTCTTTGCGGCGCTTTTCGGCATCCAGAGCAGAAAATGAGCCTTCAGGGTCAATCCACGGTCCGACCGTCACCAGACTGTGGTTCAAGACCGCAGGAATGAAGTGTGCACCGTTGCGCGTCGCATACCCTTCGAGGTCCTGAATCTCGGGTCCCCTCCATTGGTCATGGGCGGAAACCAGCACATCGCCCGCAGCAGGTTCACGGTCCAGAGGTTTGAGGAAACGGTCCTGAAACAGGCTTTGCTGTTGCACAGCCCCGTACAGCCGACCTTCTCCCACCAGAAACAGTTCAGGCATCGAGCATCACCCACCCACTGGTCAGCAGTTTGGAGAGGCTGGTTTCTTGCACCCACGGATGAACTTTCACTTTGAAGCCCGCGTTTTGCACGGTGGTCAACAGATCAGAGAAACCTCTGGAGGGGTCGGGGCTGCCTTGCTGGATGCTGGGTGTTTCAAAAGCTCTGGGGGCGTTCTGGACAGTGCCGGTCAGTTGCAGGCTGGCCACTGCGGTTTTGAGGGCACGCAGCCACGCTTCTTGCAGGTCTTCGTGCACGGCAGCCCCGAGGATCTGCTCTCCGTCCCTAACCACCGCCACCTGAAGGCCCGGAAGCTGCGCGGACACCGACACTTCCAGCGTGGGCACCTTCTGGTAAATCAGGGGCAGGGACTTGAACAACCATGTGGCATGAAGGGGAAGCTGGTGGCGTTTCACCGTTGAAGTGGTCCACTGAACGGTGTTTCCGGTTTTCCACGCTTGCAGCAGGGCGCTGCGGATGCCTTCTTGCACCCAGAGGTCAAATCCTGCACCCACTGCGGGCACCCATTTTGCAGAATCCACTGGACCTGTGGTCTCGTTCCGCAGGTCCCAGGCGGTCTCTGGGAGGGGTTGCTGGTTCAGCAGGTGCAAGACTCCGGCTTGCAGGGACTGGAACTGGGCCTCTGCCCCATCTGCCCCCCAACCTGCAATCAGGTTGCCCTGAAAATCCATGCTGTACGCGAAGAGCGGCATCTGAACCCCGACGGGTTTCATCTCTGGCAGGAGGCCCAGGACGGCGTTCGACACGTTGCTGAGCTGTCCCAGAATGTCCGTGCGGTTCAGGGCAGGGTGCTGTCTCGCCTGCTCAACCGCTTCAGAGACCTCCAGAGCTGGGCGGGCCTCGGGGAGCTTGACGGTTTTGCTGCTGAGCTGCGCGGTTTCGATCAGCACGGCTTCTTGCTGCATGACCGGGGTGGGCACTCCGGCCACCGTGCGGAACGCCTCCAGAGCCAGCAGGTTGCTGAACAGGTTGCGGGTGGTGTCGGGGATGTGCCCCTCGCCCAGAGGCACCCGGAGCAGTTCCATCACACGGGTCAGGGTGCGGGCCTCTGGGTCTGCGGCCACAGGCGAGATGACGCCCCGTTCACGGCCCAGCACCCCTTGCAGGGCAGGGAACTGCACATTGTCCAGCCCTGCGTCCAGAAGGGCGTACAGGGTCAGGTCCGGCTGAACGGCCACCTCCCTTGTCAGGGCAGGGTCGGTGAGTTGGAGGTCTTCGGAGAGGTCAAAGTGCACATGCACCTGTCCGATGCCCAGACGGGAAAGGGTGCGGGCGGTGATGCGGGCCAGAGCACCGTCTCCAATCACTTCGATGCGGGCCTGACGGACCTTCAGGAAAGCCGAGGTGGGATTCTGTGCCACCGCCATCAGGTAAGACCAGCTCTGCTCGAAACGGCCCACTTCTGGGGGGGTGTCCATGCGGATCAGGGCGTCCCTTTTCTGAAGCTCGTCCAGAAGCCAGTGTGCGGCTTTGCGGGCCTTCTCTGGGAGGCCGGTCAGCAGTTCGGAAAGGTCGCTGCCGGTTTCCAGAGCAGGAAGCAGCATCTGAAACAGGCGGTACAGGGCAGGCTGGCCCCGGAAGCTGAAGGTGGCGTCCCAGTGCTGGAATTCAATGCCATCTTCCAGAGGGGCGTAATTCACGACGGGTCTCAGTTGCAAGCGGGTCTGGGTCAGGGTTTGCATCACTTCACCTCCTGGGGGGCCATCTCCAGGGGGGAGTGATGGGCGGCCCACCATGCATCAAAATGGTCTTGCCAGCGGCGGTTGAACAGGGCTTCGATGGATTCACCGATCACAAAGTTGCTGAAGTAGCGTTCGGTGGGCGACACGTCCAGCAGGGTCAGGCTGCTGTACAGGAAGTTGGTGAGGGTGCGGTAAATCGAGAACTCTTCCACATTGGCCCGCTCGGGCAGGAAGTTGAACTGGCGGAGTCTGGTGTGGAACGGGCTGTAAGCGCGTTCATCTGTGAACTCCCAGCGGGAAACGGCCTCGGGGTTGACCTGCTCGGCGACTGCGCGGATGAACAGGCTGGACTCGTCATGCAGGAAACCGGCTCGGGCCAGAGGGAGGGCCTCTTCCCACATCTGCTCGAAGTGGTCTTTCCAGAGCTGCAACACTTCGGAAATTTCACCGTTCTGCACA of the Deinococcus misasensis DSM 22328 genome contains:
- a CDS encoding YcaO-like family protein, with the protein product MPELFLVGEGRLYGAVQQQSLFQDRFLKPLDREPAAGDVLVSAHDQWRGPEIQDLEGYATRNGAHFIPAVLNHSLVTVGPWIDPEGSFSALDAEKRRKEVAGFQELDHQRDLSSVLPEPALTLAVNALDALLQSYLQDQSFDAGRVYALRIQDLMGRWHQFHLPAHAGPLLQDDTFEAARIELQPRIQHNPRSFREKPLAVDRQTLRDHLLDWRYGLMNHTFKTNNTPLALSGVEFQIPGRKARESGWGRSEDFESAEQVAFLEALERYGSQRPRGKRTTVRGSFKDLQPHAFDPRKLGQVTSGYESHPDYRYTPFQEDTVTDWVWGHSFSEGQPVLVPEHLAYYSHNQIPRAERFFYDSSNGCALGASREEATLYGLLEVIERDAFLIAWHTRAPVPEIDLDSIDQPMVQHLRNRLESIGFDLHCFDITTDNGVPAVWALLVNQKDEYPKTLSAAGAHFDPNKALLGGLIEVAVNAFVHERHAAHTDEALLAMLEDPTLVKTLDDHVAVNAHPAAFERHAFLLQADRKKATLQDLYPDWQERWVRDDLTDVLKTLLQKLQDLGQEVISIDQTPPQSQKLGFSHAKVIVTGMLPMVFGHLNQRIDGFPRLLQVPLQKGYTPSFHRDPHPFP